A single Corynebacterium resistens DSM 45100 DNA region contains:
- a CDS encoding PspA/IM30 family protein, with product MANPFVKAWKYLMALFDSKIEENADPKVQIEQAIAEAQKQHQALSQQAAAVIGNQRQLEMKLNRQLAEVEKLHANTKQALGLADKARAEGDQQKAMEYENAAEAFAAQLVTAEQSVEDLKGLHDQSLQQAAQAKQAVERNAMQLQQKAAERTKLLSQLEQAKMQEKVAESLQSMNQVAAGSTPNLDQVREKIERRYANALGQSELAQNSVQGRMMEVQQAGIQMAGHSRLEQLRAEMNQDKSIEGAPEQRSIEQGQPQAGNFANDAVAERMRQLRNES from the coding sequence GTGGCGAACCCATTTGTAAAGGCTTGGAAGTACTTGATGGCGCTGTTCGACAGCAAGATCGAGGAAAATGCTGATCCCAAGGTTCAGATTGAGCAGGCGATTGCTGAAGCTCAGAAGCAGCACCAGGCCCTGTCCCAGCAGGCAGCAGCGGTCATCGGTAATCAGCGTCAATTGGAAATGAAGCTGAACCGTCAGCTTGCAGAGGTAGAAAAGCTGCATGCGAACACCAAGCAGGCTCTTGGACTGGCCGATAAGGCTCGTGCTGAGGGCGATCAGCAAAAGGCTATGGAGTATGAAAATGCTGCGGAGGCATTCGCTGCGCAGTTGGTAACGGCTGAACAGTCCGTGGAGGACCTCAAGGGGCTCCATGACCAGTCCCTCCAGCAGGCTGCGCAAGCTAAGCAAGCAGTCGAGCGCAATGCCATGCAGTTGCAGCAAAAGGCAGCGGAGCGTACCAAGCTGTTGAGCCAGTTGGAGCAGGCAAAGATGCAGGAGAAGGTCGCTGAGTCTCTGCAGTCCATGAACCAAGTCGCTGCTGGTTCTACCCCGAACTTGGACCAGGTGCGCGAGAAGATCGAGCGCCGCTATGCCAACGCTCTGGGGCAGTCTGAGCTGGCTCAGAACTCGGTTCAGGGGCGCATGATGGAAGTTCAGCAGGCTGGCATCCAGATGGCAGGACACTCCCGCCTAGAGCAGCTGCGGGCTGAGATGAATCAGGACAAGAGCATCGAGGGCGCGCCAGAGCAGCGTTCCATCGAGCAGGGGCAGCCACAAGCGGGCAACTTCGCTAACGATGCCGTCGCAGAACGTATGCGCCAGCTGCGTAACGAGTCCTAG
- a CDS encoding energy-coupling factor transporter transmembrane component T family protein: MFNPHLVPMGVYVPGRSLIHRAPTGPKLCMVLAIIAVTAVFGRSMFVAVGGITLVACLYAAAGIPFRIAFRQLLAPIPIIVFIGAITWWKDSLTVALCTAATLLTAIGVAILLSLTTTIEQMMDALEHGLTPLTRVGFPTEKILIAMSLTMRLIPLTALTVAEILEARRARGLGFSPSAFGVPLIVRSLLRAKAFGEALISRGVGD, encoded by the coding sequence GTGTTTAATCCCCACCTCGTTCCGATGGGTGTTTATGTTCCCGGGCGTTCGCTGATTCACCGCGCACCGACGGGGCCAAAGCTGTGTATGGTCTTGGCGATCATAGCCGTGACAGCCGTCTTCGGGCGCTCAATGTTCGTGGCTGTCGGCGGTATAACACTCGTTGCGTGTCTTTATGCTGCCGCGGGCATTCCTTTCAGAATTGCTTTCCGACAACTGCTTGCCCCGATCCCCATTATCGTTTTCATCGGGGCAATCACATGGTGGAAGGACAGTTTAACCGTCGCTTTATGCACTGCTGCGACATTGCTTACCGCAATCGGTGTGGCAATCCTGCTGTCCCTCACCACCACCATCGAACAGATGATGGACGCGTTGGAACACGGACTCACGCCGCTAACTCGGGTGGGCTTCCCCACAGAAAAAATCCTCATCGCCATGTCACTGACGATGAGGTTGATTCCGCTCACTGCACTGACAGTCGCGGAAATCCTTGAGGCTCGGCGTGCGCGGGGCCTCGGCTTCTCACCCTCTGCTTTTGGCGTGCCACTAATTGTGCGCAGTCTTCTTCGCGCTAAAGCATTTGGTGAAGCCCTAATCAGTCGCGGCGTTGGCGACTGA